Genomic segment of Candidatus Hydrogenedentota bacterium:
ATTGCCGCGAAGGAAACGGGCCGTCCCGTGGCGCCGATTATCTCGCCGGAACTGGCAAAACTATACGACGCGCTCGGGCTGGACGAAACACGCGAGCGCGATCCCGGGAAGCCCCAGAAACCTATTGTATGGACAAGAATCCACAATCTCCCTGATTTCGTCTACTTCGACCACCGCGCCCATGTAAACGCAGGCGTCGCATGCCAGCAATGCCACGGAAACGTTGAGACGATGGAACGTGTCCGGCAGGTCGAAACACTTGCGATGGGCTGGTGCGTGAACTGTCACCGGCAGTCAAATGAGA
This window contains:
- a CDS encoding cytochrome c3 family protein, encoding IAAKETGRPVAPIISPELAKLYDALGLDETRERDPGKPQKPIVWTRIHNLPDFVYFDHRAHVNAGVACQQCHGNVETMERVRQVETLAMGWCVNCHRQSNEIGVQGKPVNASTDCTTCHY